In Sporolituus thermophilus DSM 23256, the following are encoded in one genomic region:
- the pheA gene encoding prephenate dehydratase: protein MAQVSTQFMAERIVGYLGPRGTHSEEVALCLYRGERGRFIPFASIDAAIRAVETGEVMECLVPVENSLEGSVNITLDTLAHEVNLFITKEMVWPVRHNLLVKAGTKHINVVVSHPQALAQCRYYLARFFPGAELKSVESTAEAAYLVASGAKNHAAVASLRAGEIYGLETVAADIQDNPNNYTRFIVLGRQQAEGRSGRRKTSVVCQINGERPGSLCDILQEFARRNVNLTKIESRPARTGLGVYIFFLDIDGDMEDDNIHAAVSAVKLKSLWFKNLGSYPVYAV from the coding sequence ATGGCTCAGGTCAGTACCCAGTTTATGGCGGAACGTATTGTAGGCTATCTTGGCCCGCGTGGCACGCACAGTGAAGAAGTGGCGCTTTGCCTTTACAGAGGGGAAAGAGGACGATTTATACCTTTTGCCAGTATTGATGCAGCCATCAGAGCCGTAGAAACCGGCGAAGTTATGGAATGCTTGGTACCGGTTGAGAATTCGCTTGAAGGATCTGTTAATATTACGCTGGATACGCTGGCCCACGAGGTTAATCTTTTTATTACAAAAGAAATGGTATGGCCTGTCAGACATAACTTGCTGGTTAAAGCCGGTACCAAGCACATCAACGTAGTCGTTTCGCACCCGCAGGCGCTGGCCCAGTGCCGGTACTATCTTGCCCGTTTTTTTCCGGGGGCGGAGTTGAAGTCTGTGGAGAGCACGGCGGAGGCTGCCTATCTTGTCGCCAGCGGGGCGAAAAACCACGCCGCCGTAGCCAGCCTCCGGGCCGGCGAAATTTACGGATTGGAAACAGTAGCAGCAGATATTCAGGATAATCCTAATAATTATACACGTTTCATCGTGCTTGGCCGGCAACAGGCAGAAGGGCGAAGCGGGCGCCGCAAAACATCGGTAGTATGCCAAATTAATGGCGAGCGTCCAGGCAGCCTGTGTGATATTTTGCAAGAGTTTGCCCGGAGAAATGTCAACCTCACCAAGATCGAGTCTCGTCCTGCCCGTACTGGTTTAGGTGTTTATATCTTCTTCCTTGACATTGATGGCGATATGGAGGATGACAACATTCACGCCGCGGTTAGTGCGGTGAAACTTAAAAGCCTGTGGTTTAAAAACCTAGGTTCTTATCCTGTGTATGCCGTATAA
- the trpB gene encoding tryptophan synthase subunit beta: protein MPDKNGRYGQYGGRFVPETVMPALIELEDYYLKLKDDAAFQQELAFYLGQYAGRPTRLYFAENLTAYYGRGKIYLKREDLLHTGAHKINNAIGQALLARRMGKGRIVAETGAGQHGVATATVAALLGLKCRVYMGEEDMQRQALNVFRMRLLGAEVVPVTSGTGTLKDATSEAIRDWVTNVRDTHYIIGSVVGPHPYPMLVRDFQAVIGQEVKEQLPQMTGRQPNFLIACVGGGSNAMGIFYPFRNQPEVKKIGVEAAGKGLATGQHAASLTQGRPGVLHGALSYLLQDDDGQVIPAYSVSAGLDYPGVGPEHAFFKDEGIVTYTAVTDEAALAAFQRLAKLEGIIPALESAHALAYLDELMPATSPDDTVVVCLSGRGDKDVQMAANILEGLGCHV, encoded by the coding sequence ATGCCGGATAAAAATGGGCGCTATGGTCAATATGGCGGCCGGTTTGTACCTGAGACCGTCATGCCGGCCTTAATCGAACTTGAGGACTACTACTTAAAGTTAAAAGACGACGCTGCCTTTCAGCAGGAACTGGCGTTTTATCTCGGCCAATATGCCGGGAGGCCGACACGGTTGTATTTTGCGGAAAACCTTACGGCCTACTATGGTCGCGGCAAAATTTATTTAAAGCGGGAAGACTTGCTGCATACCGGGGCGCACAAAATTAATAATGCGATCGGTCAGGCTTTGCTGGCGCGGCGTATGGGCAAAGGACGGATTGTCGCTGAAACCGGCGCCGGCCAGCACGGTGTGGCAACCGCGACGGTTGCCGCCCTGTTGGGATTAAAGTGCCGGGTGTATATGGGCGAGGAAGATATGCAGCGCCAGGCTCTTAACGTGTTTCGCATGCGGCTGTTAGGAGCTGAGGTCGTGCCGGTGACCAGCGGTACGGGCACGTTAAAAGATGCCACCAGCGAAGCCATTCGCGATTGGGTGACTAATGTGCGGGACACCCATTACATCATCGGCTCGGTTGTCGGTCCCCACCCTTACCCGATGCTTGTCCGGGATTTTCAGGCCGTTATTGGCCAAGAAGTCAAGGAACAACTGCCCCAAATGACGGGGCGTCAGCCAAACTTTCTGATCGCCTGCGTAGGCGGCGGTAGCAACGCGATGGGAATTTTTTATCCCTTCCGTAACCAGCCGGAGGTTAAAAAAATCGGTGTTGAAGCGGCAGGCAAAGGGCTGGCTACCGGGCAGCACGCCGCCTCGCTTACGCAAGGCCGGCCGGGCGTACTGCATGGCGCCTTGAGCTACCTGCTGCAGGATGATGACGGGCAGGTTATTCCGGCCTACTCCGTGTCTGCCGGACTTGACTATCCTGGGGTCGGTCCGGAACATGCCTTTTTTAAAGACGAGGGGATAGTTACCTATACTGCCGTTACTGATGAAGCGGCCTTAGCCGCCTTTCAGCGTCTGGCAAAGCTGGAAGGCATCATTCCCGCTCTGGAAAGTGCCCATGCCCTGGCCTATTTAGATGAGCTGATGCCGGCGACAAGTCCGGATGATACCGTGGTCGTTTGCTTGTCAGGCCGCGGGGATAAAGATGTCCAGATGGCAGCAAATATACTGGAGGGATTGGGATGTCACGTTTGA
- a CDS encoding ABC transporter permease produces MTYRREITNRLAFMEQQMPRWVAGAAILAALVLWELISRSGLISQLYLPAPTVILSTGWDMIISGELPDNGQASLSRIILGFLLGSTLGILVGLATGFSKLAEAIGIPLIYAVYPVPKIALLPLIILWLGIGELSKVTIISLGVFFPVVINTYSGVKNVDPLLIKVAISFKATRLSLIVKVILPAALPAIFAGLKMAAGTSLLLLVAAEMIAAKEGIGALILRYGDLMLTTKLMVGVLTLSLLGVIFSCLLEWIERRIITWKN; encoded by the coding sequence GTGACATACCGGCGCGAAATCACGAACCGCTTGGCGTTCATGGAACAGCAAATGCCGCGTTGGGTAGCTGGAGCAGCCATTCTAGCGGCCTTGGTTCTATGGGAGCTAATCAGCCGAAGCGGTTTAATCTCGCAGTTGTATCTTCCCGCTCCGACCGTTATCTTGAGCACCGGATGGGATATGATTATTAGCGGTGAACTGCCGGATAACGGCCAGGCAAGTTTAAGCCGCATCATTCTTGGCTTTCTGCTCGGCAGTACGCTTGGAATTTTGGTGGGGCTGGCAACAGGCTTTTCAAAATTGGCCGAAGCAATAGGTATTCCGCTTATTTATGCCGTGTATCCCGTCCCGAAAATAGCTCTCCTGCCCCTCATTATTCTCTGGCTTGGCATCGGGGAATTATCAAAAGTGACAATCATAAGCCTGGGGGTCTTTTTTCCGGTAGTTATCAACACTTATTCCGGCGTTAAAAATGTTGATCCCTTGTTAATTAAGGTAGCCATCAGCTTTAAGGCCACCCGGCTTAGCCTCATTGTAAAAGTAATCTTACCTGCGGCCTTGCCGGCCATTTTTGCCGGGCTAAAAATGGCTGCCGGAACGTCGCTGTTATTGCTGGTTGCTGCCGAGATGATTGCCGCCAAGGAAGGCATCGGGGCACTAATTTTGCGCTACGGTGACCTCATGCTGACAACTAAGCTCATGGTAGGAGTGCTGACATTATCGCTGCTGGGTGTTATTTTTAGTTGTTTACTTGAATGGATAGAGCGGCGGATTATTACCTGGAAAAACTAA
- a CDS encoding ABC transporter substrate-binding protein: MKKNKVLVFLLLILSISLLLTGCSQAPAKKKVSIAALKLTSSAPIFIGIEKGFFKDEGIELEVQWFDAAQPIAVATASNKVDIGATGITASLFNMVAGGQQLSLVADKGREQKGYSSSAVVVTTELWEQGARNITDLKGKRIGITQAGSTFHYMIGRLLEANGLTLNDVQIVPLAKVSALMAALQSKQVDAVILNEPNIGKVVSAGYGKVLVSVGDVMDYQTSAIFFSPDFVKDKDTAIRFLKGYIKATRYYYDAVLARKEGNPPGGGNYDEVINIIAKYTGAPAADIKAGLPYIDRDGKLLVDDIQTQITWYVNHQMIDKPIVSSQIVNTALWEEAVRQVK, from the coding sequence ATGAAAAAGAATAAAGTGCTGGTTTTTCTCTTACTGATACTGAGTATATCTTTATTGTTAACAGGCTGCAGCCAGGCTCCTGCCAAGAAAAAAGTGAGCATTGCTGCGCTTAAGCTGACGAGTTCGGCTCCGATTTTTATCGGAATTGAGAAAGGATTTTTCAAAGACGAAGGCATTGAACTGGAAGTTCAGTGGTTTGACGCCGCCCAGCCTATTGCCGTGGCTACGGCTTCTAACAAAGTCGATATTGGCGCGACAGGTATTACCGCCAGCCTGTTTAATATGGTAGCCGGCGGGCAGCAGTTATCACTGGTAGCCGATAAAGGCCGGGAACAAAAAGGGTATTCATCGTCGGCCGTAGTTGTTACGACTGAACTCTGGGAACAGGGTGCACGAAACATAACGGACCTGAAGGGAAAACGTATCGGGATTACCCAAGCAGGGTCTACTTTCCATTACATGATCGGTCGTCTGCTTGAAGCTAACGGATTAACGCTCAATGACGTGCAGATCGTTCCGTTGGCCAAGGTCAGCGCCCTGATGGCTGCTTTACAGAGTAAACAGGTAGATGCCGTAATATTAAATGAACCTAATATTGGCAAAGTGGTTTCCGCCGGTTACGGTAAGGTCTTGGTCTCTGTCGGGGATGTGATGGACTATCAAACGTCAGCCATCTTTTTTTCACCCGACTTTGTAAAAGATAAAGACACGGCTATTCGCTTTTTAAAGGGATATATCAAGGCAACCAGGTATTATTACGACGCCGTATTAGCGCGCAAAGAGGGCAACCCGCCTGGCGGCGGCAATTATGATGAAGTTATCAATATTATTGCGAAATATACGGGGGCGCCTGCGGCCGATATCAAAGCCGGTCTGCCTTATATTGACCGTGATGGTAAATTATTGGTCGATGATATTCAAACGCAAATTACTTGGTATGTAAATCATCAGATGATAGATAAACCCATCGTTTCCTCGCAAATAGTAAATACCGCTTTGTGGGAAGAAGCCGTGCGGCAGGTCAAATAG
- a CDS encoding ABC transporter ATP-binding protein: MKVVIEQVSKAYPGRYGRQLCALKDINLTVHDEEFIVLVGPSGCGKSTLLNMVGGLLSPTSGKIYVEGLKDNRDPVIGIVFQDVGLFPWRTVSQNIAFGLEECGLSKQEQRERIEYYVSLVGLEGFENAFPHQLSGGMRQRVGIARALAIQPDLLLMDEPFSALDAQSRMLMQEELLRIWGERRLSTLYVTHNIQEAVYLADRVVVLSRRPGRVISIISIDLPKFGRDKNEYITRFNGYVEQIWRLIRKDAEDALREGE; the protein is encoded by the coding sequence ATGAAAGTAGTTATTGAGCAGGTAAGCAAGGCGTACCCGGGACGTTACGGCAGGCAGCTTTGTGCGCTTAAGGATATTAATCTTACCGTTCATGATGAAGAGTTCATCGTGCTGGTAGGGCCGAGCGGCTGTGGCAAATCAACGCTGTTAAATATGGTTGGCGGCTTGCTAAGCCCTACTAGCGGCAAGATTTACGTTGAGGGACTTAAAGATAACCGCGATCCGGTGATCGGCATAGTGTTTCAGGACGTGGGGCTGTTCCCCTGGCGTACCGTTAGCCAGAATATAGCCTTCGGTTTGGAGGAATGCGGGCTATCCAAGCAGGAGCAAAGGGAAAGAATCGAGTATTATGTTTCGTTGGTTGGGCTGGAAGGCTTCGAAAATGCTTTTCCGCACCAGTTATCCGGCGGAATGCGCCAACGGGTAGGAATAGCGCGGGCATTAGCGATCCAACCCGACCTGTTATTGATGGATGAGCCCTTTTCGGCTCTGGATGCCCAATCAAGAATGCTAATGCAGGAAGAACTGCTAAGAATTTGGGGAGAGCGGCGGCTGAGCACCCTCTATGTAACGCATAATATTCAGGAAGCAGTATATTTGGCTGACCGGGTCGTAGTTTTATCGCGACGGCCCGGTCGCGTAATCAGTATTATTTCGATTGACTTGCCGAAATTTGGTCGGGATAAAAATGAATACATTACCCGGTTTAATGGCTATGTCGAACAAATCTGGCGGCTGATTCGCAAAGACGCTGAGGATGCGCTACGGGAGGGGGAATAA
- a CDS encoding anthranilate synthase component II, with the protein MVLIIDNYDSFTYNLYQYVADLGYKVRVVRNDQTTLDEIAAADYKAIIISPGPGTPADAGISKAVVARFAEKIPILGVCLGHQVIGEVFGGRVVRAPEPVHGKISLIRHSGSGIYQGLSNPFSAGRYHSLVVDHQELPSCLEVTATTHDGLIMGLRHRHFPVEGLQFHPESILTPEGIKLLENFLSTKK; encoded by the coding sequence ATGGTGCTGATTATTGATAATTATGATTCCTTTACTTATAACCTTTATCAATATGTAGCTGATTTAGGGTATAAGGTGCGCGTTGTCCGCAATGACCAGACCACATTAGATGAAATCGCGGCCGCCGATTATAAGGCTATCATAATATCGCCCGGACCTGGCACACCGGCTGACGCTGGCATCAGTAAAGCCGTTGTTGCCCGCTTTGCGGAAAAAATACCTATTTTAGGCGTATGTCTGGGGCATCAGGTAATCGGTGAGGTCTTCGGCGGGCGGGTGGTCCGGGCGCCGGAACCGGTACATGGCAAGATTTCACTTATTCGGCATTCCGGTTCAGGTATTTATCAAGGCCTGTCCAATCCCTTTAGTGCCGGACGTTATCATTCATTAGTGGTTGACCACCAAGAATTACCCTCGTGCCTGGAAGTGACGGCTACTACTCATGATGGTCTCATCATGGGTCTAAGACACCGGCATTTTCCGGTTGAAGGGCTGCAATTTCATCCCGAGTCGATATTAACGCCGGAAGGAATAAAACTTTTAGAAAATTTTTTATCAACAAAAAAGTGA
- the aroF gene encoding 3-deoxy-7-phosphoheptulonate synthase, which yields MVIVMNPEATEEQLQRVLDRIHDAGLKTHLSKGQYRTIIGIIGDKKKIASLPVEAFDGVEKAVPITASYKLVSREFKPEATIIDINGVKIGDGSLVVMAGPCAVESREQLLEAAEIVRAAGGQFLRGGAFKPRTSPYAFQGLEEQGLQYLAEAREVTGLKIVTEVMDAASVELVAAYADILQIGARNMQNFHLLKAVGRCGKPVLLKRGIAATIAEWLHAAEYILNEGNYNVILCERGIRTFEEYTRNTLDLSAVGAIKYLSHLPVIVDPSHGTGKWRLVRPMAMAAVAAGADGLLIEVHPNPAEALCDGLQSLNPANFAVLMEDVQQLAAFLRRRSA from the coding sequence ATGGTAATCGTTATGAACCCTGAGGCAACCGAGGAACAATTGCAGCGTGTGCTTGACCGCATTCATGATGCGGGACTTAAAACGCACCTTTCCAAGGGCCAGTATCGAACTATTATTGGCATTATCGGCGACAAAAAGAAAATTGCTTCGTTGCCGGTTGAGGCCTTTGACGGCGTGGAAAAGGCGGTGCCTATCACCGCCAGTTATAAATTGGTCAGTCGGGAGTTTAAGCCCGAAGCTACGATCATTGATATCAACGGAGTCAAGATCGGTGACGGCTCACTGGTTGTAATGGCCGGACCCTGTGCCGTTGAGAGCCGGGAGCAGCTTTTGGAAGCGGCAGAAATTGTCCGCGCCGCCGGCGGGCAATTTTTACGAGGCGGGGCTTTTAAACCCCGTACATCGCCCTATGCCTTTCAGGGTTTGGAAGAACAAGGGCTGCAATATTTGGCGGAAGCCCGTGAGGTAACCGGCCTGAAAATTGTCACCGAAGTAATGGATGCAGCATCGGTGGAGCTGGTGGCGGCCTATGCCGATATTCTCCAAATTGGCGCCCGCAACATGCAGAATTTTCATCTGCTAAAAGCAGTAGGGCGATGCGGCAAGCCCGTACTTCTCAAAAGGGGTATTGCCGCTACTATCGCCGAGTGGCTCCATGCCGCCGAGTATATTTTAAACGAGGGCAATTACAATGTCATACTGTGTGAGCGCGGTATTCGCACTTTTGAGGAATACACCCGCAACACCTTGGATCTCAGTGCCGTTGGCGCTATTAAATACTTAAGCCACTTGCCGGTCATTGTTGATCCCAGCCACGGTACCGGGAAATGGCGCTTAGTGCGGCCGATGGCCATGGCGGCCGTAGCGGCGGGAGCGGACGGTCTCCTCATTGAGGTGCATCCCAATCCGGCCGAAGCGCTGTGTGACGGGCTGCAGTCGTTAAATCCGGCGAATTTTGCCGTCCTTATGGAAGATGTGCAGCAGCTGGCGGCCTTTTTACGGAGACGGTCAGCATGA
- a CDS encoding prephenate dehydrogenase → MRGRLVIAVVGLGLIGGSLALALKKYTEHTVWGCDISPDTLKQALEAGAVDRAGTQIHEVVNGADVVIFCLPVSRISAAVAEAAPYFKPGTVITDVASAKGCLLATVPGLVPREVTYIGGHPMAGSEQSGFTAAHAELFAGRPYILTQPERVNDEAMARLRQIITAIGAIPVVMDGEIHDMVVAQISHLPHIMAAALVNLAGSGKHSQLSLSLAAGGFRDMTRIAASNPSLWVDICLANRTQIISSLKQLQEVLQQVARNLEENDAAGLAAFLTQARKMREAFVYRQFQAVKDSGRVISQASIGRRNDEKE, encoded by the coding sequence ATGAGGGGCAGATTAGTTATCGCCGTTGTTGGGCTAGGGTTGATTGGCGGTTCTTTGGCGCTGGCCCTGAAAAAGTATACAGAGCATACGGTATGGGGCTGCGATATTTCGCCTGATACGTTAAAGCAGGCCCTTGAGGCAGGCGCGGTTGACCGGGCGGGAACCCAAATTCACGAGGTAGTAAATGGCGCCGACGTCGTAATTTTCTGCTTGCCGGTCAGCCGTATTTCGGCCGCGGTGGCGGAGGCGGCACCTTATTTTAAGCCAGGGACGGTCATTACGGACGTTGCCAGCGCCAAAGGCTGCCTATTAGCCACGGTACCTGGTCTGGTACCGCGGGAAGTTACTTATATCGGCGGTCACCCCATGGCCGGTTCGGAACAAAGCGGTTTTACTGCCGCTCACGCCGAACTTTTTGCTGGCAGACCCTATATCCTTACCCAACCAGAAAGGGTAAATGATGAGGCCATGGCCAGATTACGGCAAATTATTACCGCCATAGGCGCCATACCGGTTGTGATGGACGGGGAAATACACGACATGGTGGTCGCGCAAATCAGCCATCTCCCGCATATTATGGCTGCCGCACTGGTAAATTTGGCGGGCAGTGGCAAACACTCCCAATTAAGTTTGTCACTGGCGGCCGGTGGCTTTCGCGATATGACCCGCATTGCGGCATCCAATCCCTCGTTATGGGTTGATATTTGCCTTGCGAACCGAACACAGATTATTAGCTCATTAAAACAGTTGCAGGAAGTGTTACAGCAGGTTGCGCGCAATCTTGAAGAAAATGATGCGGCCGGATTAGCAGCATTTCTTACCCAAGCCAGAAAGATGCGCGAGGCTTTTGTTTATAGACAATTCCAGGCTGTGAAAGACAGCGGACGAGTAATTTCACAGGCTAGCATAGGGAGGAGAAACGATGAAAAAGAATAA
- the trpA gene encoding tryptophan synthase subunit alpha, translated as MSRLNEEFCRLRAHRRKGLIVYLTAGCPDFATTLEAVQTVEAAGANIIEIGLPFSDPMADGPVIQRAAALALQGGATTGKVLELVRQIRQKSAIPLVAMTYINTVLQFGVGKFVRSFAQAGLDGLIVPDLPVEESALLENHCREAGLDLIQFIAPTTTPERAVTICRKASGFLYCISATGVTGVRQVDYSQIGSLINNVRQYTSLPLAIGFGIGSPQAAREAAIYADAVIVGSAVMERLMDKGVDAARALTESIRMALDQRGEQPDAGVSR; from the coding sequence ATGTCACGTTTGAACGAAGAGTTTTGCCGGCTGAGAGCCCACAGGCGTAAAGGACTAATTGTCTATTTAACCGCCGGCTGTCCAGATTTCGCAACTACTCTAGAGGCCGTCCAGACAGTGGAAGCGGCCGGCGCCAATATCATTGAAATCGGGCTCCCCTTTTCCGATCCAATGGCTGACGGCCCCGTAATTCAAAGGGCAGCGGCCCTGGCTCTCCAAGGCGGAGCGACTACCGGCAAAGTTCTGGAGCTGGTCAGGCAGATCCGGCAAAAGTCGGCCATTCCCTTGGTGGCTATGACCTATATTAACACGGTACTGCAGTTTGGCGTGGGAAAATTTGTTCGTTCGTTTGCTCAGGCGGGGTTGGACGGTCTTATCGTACCCGATTTGCCGGTTGAAGAGTCGGCACTGTTAGAAAACCATTGCCGGGAAGCCGGGCTTGATCTGATTCAGTTTATTGCCCCTACTACCACCCCGGAGCGGGCCGTCACCATTTGCCGTAAGGCAAGCGGGTTTCTGTACTGCATTTCCGCTACCGGTGTCACCGGCGTACGCCAGGTAGATTACAGCCAAATCGGTTCCCTGATTAATAATGTGCGCCAGTATACTTCATTGCCGCTGGCGATCGGCTTTGGCATTGGTAGTCCCCAGGCCGCGCGTGAAGCCGCCATTTATGCTGATGCGGTAATTGTCGGCAGTGCCGTGATGGAACGGCTTATGGACAAGGGCGTGGATGCGGCCAGAGCGTTGACTGAGTCTATCCGGATGGCCCTCGATCAAAGGGGGGAGCAGCCTGATGCTGGTGTTTCCCGCTAA
- the trpE gene encoding anthranilate synthase component I: MLVFPAKAEFCHLAQSHNIVPVFTKLATDMETPVSLYYKILGDDIGFILESAENGKTFGRYSFIGALPFAHFLARRLYCEITIEQETFQIKDRPLTALRNFLNSFSYPALPGLPPFTGGAVGYFAYEIAATWERIRGQTIPEDMILAELLLCQVLAIVDHLTHCTTLVYLVRLDSSADVGRKYDQAVDQLRDLRSRIQPQVKVSEPAGKCDAEPVKVDISEEVKQQFMAGVRKAKEYIAAGEIFQVVLSQSFRVKLGTHPFTLYRRLRQVNPSPYMFFINFGKRQLIGASPERLVKLEGSQVLTCPIAGTRPRGKDAAEDDWLAADLLADIKERAEHAMLVDLGRNDVGRISLPGTVKVERLMQVEQFSHVMHLVSEISGRLDPQFSALDVLAACFPAGTVSGAPKVRAMEISNELETNRRGVYAGAVGYLDFRGNMDTCIAIRTMTIDGDEIVIQTGAGIVADSVPEKEFQELLHKAQALFQVIAEAGHHGADY, translated from the coding sequence ATGCTGGTGTTTCCCGCTAAAGCTGAATTTTGTCACTTGGCGCAAAGCCATAATATAGTGCCTGTTTTTACTAAGTTGGCAACCGATATGGAGACGCCGGTTTCGCTGTACTATAAAATTTTGGGAGATGACATAGGGTTTATCCTAGAAAGTGCTGAGAATGGAAAAACATTTGGCCGCTATTCTTTTATTGGTGCTTTGCCTTTCGCTCATTTTCTGGCCCGGCGTCTGTACTGCGAAATTACGATAGAACAAGAAACATTTCAGATTAAAGACCGGCCATTGACAGCGCTGCGTAATTTTCTTAACAGTTTTTCTTACCCGGCTTTACCGGGTTTACCGCCTTTTACCGGCGGCGCCGTCGGCTACTTTGCTTACGAAATTGCCGCAACCTGGGAGCGGATACGGGGGCAAACCATCCCGGAAGATATGATATTGGCCGAGCTTTTATTATGCCAGGTGTTAGCCATTGTGGACCACCTTACCCATTGTACTACCCTGGTCTACTTAGTTCGGCTTGATTCTTCCGCCGATGTTGGTCGTAAATACGACCAGGCTGTAGACCAATTGCGCGACCTGCGGAGCAGAATACAGCCGCAAGTGAAAGTTTCAGAGCCGGCCGGTAAGTGTGACGCTGAACCGGTCAAGGTGGATATTAGCGAAGAAGTAAAACAGCAGTTTATGGCCGGAGTACGAAAGGCCAAAGAGTATATCGCCGCCGGTGAGATTTTTCAGGTAGTCCTGTCTCAGTCCTTCCGCGTAAAACTCGGTACGCATCCTTTTACACTGTATCGCCGACTACGTCAAGTTAACCCGTCCCCTTATATGTTTTTCATTAATTTTGGGAAACGCCAGCTTATCGGTGCTTCACCGGAAAGGCTTGTCAAGCTGGAAGGTAGTCAGGTGCTGACTTGTCCTATCGCCGGTACGCGGCCGCGGGGAAAAGACGCTGCTGAGGACGATTGGCTTGCCGCTGACCTGTTAGCCGATATAAAAGAACGGGCCGAGCATGCCATGTTAGTTGACCTTGGACGTAACGATGTCGGGCGCATCAGTTTGCCGGGAACAGTGAAGGTTGAGCGCTTGATGCAAGTGGAACAGTTTTCCCATGTCATGCACTTGGTTTCTGAAATTTCCGGCCGCCTTGACCCGCAGTTTTCGGCACTGGATGTTTTAGCTGCCTGTTTCCCGGCGGGGACGGTGAGCGGCGCGCCGAAAGTACGGGCAATGGAGATTAGCAACGAACTAGAAACCAATAGGCGTGGTGTCTACGCGGGCGCTGTAGGCTACTTGGATTTTCGCGGCAATATGGATACGTGCATTGCGATCCGGACGATGACGATTGACGGTGATGAAATCGTCATTCAGACCGGGGCCGGCATAGTGGCCGATTCGGTTCCGGAAAAAGAATTTCAAGAATTGCTGCATAAGGCGCAAGCTTTATTTCAAGTAATAGCGGAGGCTGGGCATCATGGTGCTGATTATTGA